One genomic region from Equus asinus isolate D_3611 breed Donkey chromosome 8, EquAss-T2T_v2, whole genome shotgun sequence encodes:
- the SFTA2 gene encoding surfactant-associated protein 2 produces the protein MGAGLPLFLLLTFLGSSHGAGPGMTLQLKLKDSFLANVSYDSSFLEFLEKLCLLFHLPSGTNVTLHRAGCPHHVICRV, from the exons ATGGGGGCCGGactgcccctcttcctcctgctgacCTTCCTCGGCAGCTCACATGGAGCAG GGCCAGGAATGACTTTGCAACTGAAGCTGAAGGACTCCTTTCTGGCAAATGTCTCCTATGATTCCAGCTTCCTGGAATTTCTCGAAAAG ctctgcctcctcttccaTCTCCCATCCGGGACCAACGTCACTCTCCATCGTGCAGGATGCCCACACCACGTCATCTGCAGAGTCTGA
- the LOC123287561 gene encoding autotransporter adhesin BpaC isoform X1 — MEAERALGRVRREARSKVRKLERWRETHGLHAQLTPSGISNPVSAGLPTVSGSLPTASAGLPTVSGSLPTASAGLPTASGSLPTISGSLPTASGSLPTISGSLPTASAGLPTVSGSLPTASVGLPTISGSLPTASAGLPTVSGSLPTASVGLPTISGSLPTASAGLPTVSGSLPTASGSLPTISGSLPTASAGLPTTSAGLPSTSVGLPTVSASFSTVSSASGGFSGSPQTLAPTISGSTSGTVSTLPGNTSVAQPISEELFSCSSGAGVLPVLHRRYSAVPQNLLDQGPGLGGCTRTPFFAFNLSTFSLVVGVFCILPQAFFFLPTSRS; from the exons atggaggcagagagagcactgggcagagtcaGGAGAGAAGCCAGAAGCAAGGTGAGGAAattggagagatggagagagacacacGGTCTACACG CTCAGCTGACCCCATCGGGGATCTCTAATCCAGTATCTGCTGGTCTCCCCACCGTCTCAGGGAGTCTCCCCACCGCCTCTGCGGGTCTCCCCACCGTCTCAGGGAGTCTCCCCACCGCCTCTGCGGGTCTCCCCACCGCCTCAGGGAGTCTCCCCACCATCTCAGGGAGTCTCCCCACTGCCTCAGGGAGTCTCCCCACCATCTCAGGGAGTCTCCCCACCGCCTCTGCTGGTCTCCCCACTGTCTCAGGGAGTCTCCCCACCGCCTCTGTGGGTCTCCCCACCATCTCAGGGAGTCTCCCCACCGCCTCTGCTGGTCTCCCCACTGTCTCAGGGAGTCTCCCCACCGCCTCTGTGGGTCTCCCCACCATCTCAGGGAGTCTCCCCACCGCCTCTGCGGGTCTCCCCACCGTCTCAGGGAGTCTCCCCACCGCCTCAGGGAGTCTCCCCACCATCTCAGGGAGTCTCCCCACCGCGTCTGCGGGTCTCCCCACCACCTCTGCGGGTCTCCCCAGCACCTCTGTGGGTCTCCCCACTGTCTCTGCGAGTTTCTCAACAGTTTCTTCAGCCTCTGGGGGTTTTTCGGGTAGTCCTCAGACTTTGGCTCCGACCATTTCTGGGAGCACTTCAGGAACAGTCTCAACATTGCCAGGTAACACTTCTGTTGCTCAACCCATCTCTGAAGAACTCTTTAGCTGTAGCTCTGGGGCGGGGGTCCTTCCTGTGCTCCACCGCAGGTACTCAGCAGTGCCCCAGAACCTCCTGGACCAGGGCCCTGGCCTTGGTGGCTGTACAAGGACCCccttctttgctttcaatttatCAACCTTTTCTCTTGTGGTTGGTGTCTTCTGTATCCTGcctcaggcttttttttttttgcctacctcaaggtcatga
- the MUCL3 gene encoding mucin-like protein 3, whose amino-acid sequence MAQLAQCIRSTFGLQCCLLFLLASWEAGIPRDGGGQRTWRKILICLSPFTGATTVQELQKTGESPTSDHILPPTPSPVYTTLSDHTALHSGHSPADLPKSTETHQPKRCCNTTHSSKLIHKSIDNSGSSTTHHEAPPTSEQNPSNQGKDTVIRNKRSADFNSTQTDKGLSKYPTPAPKSKTTCRKSKTTKQIVTRNSAETITTLEKTIITLVSKSTSSHKTTNPSHNSFNSETNKTPTSTSEKTTTATSTPYQGTQISGRSERADDHTTTANYRPTVDSDKKLIRTTENIKDTSATEKTTQTPEKPTEQGQETMAAHRKTTRASAKPTEQRQETTEVHEKTTRAPAKPTEQGQETTAAHEKTTRAPAKPTGQGQETTDIHEKTTRVPEKPTEQGQETTAAHERATRSPGKSTEQRQETTAAHEKTTRAPAKPTGQRQETTEVHEKTTRAPAKPTEKRQETTEVHEKTTRVPEKPTEQGQETTAAHERTTRSPGKSTEQRQETTEVHEKTTRAPAKPTEKRQETTEVHEKTTRVPAKPTEQGQETTVAHERTTRAPAKPTEQRQETTLAHEKTTRAPAKPTEQGQETTEAHEKTVRTPAKPTEQRQETTEFHEKTTRAPAKPTEQRQETTAAHEKTTRAPAKPTEQGQETTEVHEKTTRTPAKPTEQQQETTEVHKKTTRAPAKTTEQGQEITAAHERTMRAPAQPTEHGQETTAAREKTTRAPAKPTEQQQETTAASEVTTVSEKPTEQQQETRAAHKKTTCAPVKPTEQRQETTAAHRKTTGAPAKLTKHVEKTTSATETIKAPVKPTENPAATETTRPPVEVTGDKSITNTSPHPKKPEVTHQVPTGSFTATTSSLELGSITSEAPANKSQPNQNKDGSEGGLHTAESEEKDSFPSWAIVIVILLAVILLLVFFGLIFLVSYMMRRRRALIRNTEDNDPENDVGPNSYPVYLMEQQTLGMSQIPSPR is encoded by the exons ATGGCCCAGCTGGCCCAATGCATCCGCTCTACCTTTGGCCTCCAGTgttgcctcctcttccttctagCTTCTTGGGAGGCAG GTATCCCTAGAGATGGAGGTGGGCAGAGAACATGGAGGAAGATTCTTATTTGCCTCTCTCCCTTCACAGGTGCTACCACAGTTCAAGAACTTCAGAAGACTGGTGAATCCCCAACATCTGATCATATTCTCCCTCCCACTCCAAGCCCTGTTTATACTACTCTCTCTGACCACACTGCTCTTCATTCAGGACACAGCCCCGCAGACCTCCCCAAATCTACAGAAACCCATCAACCAAAACGCTGTTGCAATACCACACACAGTTCCAAGCTGATTCACAAATCTATAGATAACTCTGGGAGCTCTACAACTCATCATGAAGCTCCTCCCACTTCTGAACAAAACCCCAGCAATCAAGGAAAAGACACAGTTATCCGGAACAAACGCTCTGCAGATTTTAACTCCACTCAAACAGATAAAGGATTGTCAAAATATCCAACCCCAGCACCCAAGAGCAAAACGACTTGTCGTAAGTccaaaacaaccaaacaaattGTAACAAGAAACTCAGCTGAAACCATAACAACTTTGGAAAAGACTATCATTACTTTAGTCAGTAAAAGCACATCCTCACACAAGACCACAAATCCTTCCCACAACTCGTTCAATTCAGAGACGAATAAAACACCCACATCTACCTCAGAAAAAACCACAACTGCCACAAGCACACCATACCAGGGTACACAAATCTCAGGGAGGTCAGAAAGAGCTGATGATCACACAACAACTGCTAATTACAGACCTACAGTTGACTCAGATAAGAAACTGATAAGGActacagaaaacataaaagacaCATCAGCGACTGAGAAGACCACACAAACTCCAGAAAAGCCTACAGAACAGGGACAAGAGACCATGGCGGCTCACAGGAAGACCACAAGAGCCTCAGCAAAGCCCACAGAACAGCGACAAGAGACCACAGAGGTCCATGAGAAGACCACGAGAGCCCCAGCAAAGCCCACAGAACAGGGACAAGAAACCACAGCAGCCCATGAGAAGACCACGAGAGCCCCAGCAAAGCCCACAGGACAGGGACAAGAGACCACAGACATCCACGAGAAGACCACGAGAGTCCCAGAAAAGCCCACAGAACAGGGACAAGAGACCACAGCGGCCCATGAGAGGGCCACGAGATCCCCAGGAAAGTCCACAGAACAGAGACAAGAGACCACAGCAGCCCATGAGAAGACCACGAGAGCCCCAGCAAAGCCCACAGGACAGAGACAAGAGACCACAGAGGTCCACGAGAAGACCACGAGGGCCCCAGCAAAGCCCACAGAAAAGAGACAAGAGACCACAGAGGTCCACGAGAAGACCACGAGAGTCCCAGAAAAGCCCACAGAACAGGGACAAGAGACCACAGCGGCCCATGAGAGGACCACGAGATCCCCAGGAAAGTCCACAGAACAGAGACAAGAGACCACAGAGGTCCACGAGAAGACCACGAGAGCCCCAGCAAAGCCCACAGAAAAGAGACAAGAGACCACAGAGGTCCACGAGAAGACCACGAGAGTCCCAGCAAAGCCCACAGAACAGGGACAAGAGACCACAGTGGCCCATGAGAGGACCACGAGAGCCCCAGCAAAGCCCACGGAACAGAGACAAGAGACCACACTGGCCCATGAGAAGACCACGAGAGCCCCAGCAAAGCCCACAGAACAGGGACAAGAAACCACAGAGGCCCACGAGAAGACCGTGAGAACCCCAGCAAAGCCCACGGAACAGAGACAAGAGACCACAGAGTTTCACGAGAAGACCACGAGAGCCCCAGCAAAGCCCACAGAACAGAGACAAGAGACCACAGCAGCCCATGAGAAGACCACAAGAGCCCCAGCAAAGCCCACAGAACAGGGACAAGAAACCACAGAGGTCCACGAGAAGACCACGAGAACCCCAGCAAAGCCCACAGAACAGCAACAAGAGACCACAGAGGTTCACAAGAAGACCACGAGAGCCCCAGCAAAGACCACGGAACAGGGACAAGAGATCACAGCGGCCCATGAGAGGACCATGAGAGCCCCAGCACAGCCCACAGAACATGGACAAGAGACCACAGCAGCCCGTGAGAAGACCACGAGAGCCCCAGCAAAGCCCACAGAACAGCAACAAGAGACCACAGCAGCCAGTGAGGTCACAACAGTCTCAGAAAAGCCCACAGAACAGCAACAAGAGACCAGAGCTGCCCACAAGAAGACCACATGTGCCCCAGTAAAGCCCACAGAACAGAGACAAGAGACCACAGCAGCCCACAGAAAGACCACAGGAGCCCCAGCAAAGCTTACAAAACATGTAGAAAAGACCACATCGGCCACTGAGACCATAAAAGCCCCAGTAAAGCCTACAGAAAACCCAGCAGCCACAGAGACTACAAGACCTCCAGTCGAGGTCACAGGAGACAAATCTATCACTAATACCTCTCCTCATCCAAAAAAACCTGAGGTTACCCATCAGGTGCCCACTGGTTCTTTTACAGCTACAACATCCAGCCTGGAGCTGGGTTCCATCACGTCGGAAGCCCCAGCCAATAAGAGCCAACCAAATCAGAACAAAGATGGCTCAGAGGGAGGTCTCCATACTGCAGAGAGCGAGGAGAAGGATTCATTCCCTTCATGGGCCATAGTTATTGTGATCCTATTGGCTGTGATTCTCCTCCTGGTGTTCTTTGGCCTGATCTTCTTG gtctcctacatGATGCGAAGACGCCGTGCACTGATCCGGAACACTGAGGACAATGACCCAGAGAATGATGTGGGCCCCAATTCCTATCCAGTCTACCTGATGGAGCAGCAGACTCTTGGCATGAGCCAGATCCCTTCCCCACGATGA
- the LOC123287561 gene encoding autotransporter adhesin BpaC isoform X2 has translation MEAERALGRVRREARSKVRKLERWRETHGLHAQLTPSGISNPVSAGLPTVSGSLPTASAGLPTVSGSLPTASAGLPTASGSLPTISGSLPTASGSLPTISGSLPTASAGLPTVSGSLPTASVGLPTISGSLPTASAGLPTVSGSLPTASVGLPTISGSLPTASAGLPTVSGSLPTASGSLPTISGSLPTASAGLPTTSAGLPSTSVGLPTVSASFSTVSSASGGFSGSPQTLAPTISGSTSGTVSTLPGPKPQEKGSVPDWAIVLITLTVAAAIVGLLYGIKKACHFRKEMSVGCGCGSVTPYSCHREVPGQRYSIK, from the exons atggaggcagagagagcactgggcagagtcaGGAGAGAAGCCAGAAGCAAGGTGAGGAAattggagagatggagagagacacacGGTCTACACG CTCAGCTGACCCCATCGGGGATCTCTAATCCAGTATCTGCTGGTCTCCCCACCGTCTCAGGGAGTCTCCCCACCGCCTCTGCGGGTCTCCCCACCGTCTCAGGGAGTCTCCCCACCGCCTCTGCGGGTCTCCCCACCGCCTCAGGGAGTCTCCCCACCATCTCAGGGAGTCTCCCCACTGCCTCAGGGAGTCTCCCCACCATCTCAGGGAGTCTCCCCACCGCCTCTGCTGGTCTCCCCACTGTCTCAGGGAGTCTCCCCACCGCCTCTGTGGGTCTCCCCACCATCTCAGGGAGTCTCCCCACCGCCTCTGCTGGTCTCCCCACTGTCTCAGGGAGTCTCCCCACCGCCTCTGTGGGTCTCCCCACCATCTCAGGGAGTCTCCCCACCGCCTCTGCGGGTCTCCCCACCGTCTCAGGGAGTCTCCCCACCGCCTCAGGGAGTCTCCCCACCATCTCAGGGAGTCTCCCCACCGCGTCTGCGGGTCTCCCCACCACCTCTGCGGGTCTCCCCAGCACCTCTGTGGGTCTCCCCACTGTCTCTGCGAGTTTCTCAACAGTTTCTTCAGCCTCTGGGGGTTTTTCGGGTAGTCCTCAGACTTTGGCTCCGACCATTTCTGGGAGCACTTCAGGAACAGTCTCAACATTGCCAG gcCCGAAGCCTCAGGAGAAGGGCTCTGTCCCGGATTGGGCCATCGTGCTGATCACCCTCACTGTGGCGGCAGCGATTGTTGGTCTACTGTACGGTATCAAGAAG GCCTGCCATTTCCGGAAGGAGATGAGTGTGGGATGTGGCTGTGGCTCTGTGACCCCTTATAGCTGCCACCGCGAGGTCCCCGGTCAGCGCTACTCCATCAAGTGA